From the Acidimicrobiales bacterium genome, the window AACGGCGACGATGCCGTAGGCCTCGTGGCGCCGGACTTCGACGCCACGACCTTCGACGGTGGCTTGGTGCAGGTCCGTCCGGGCGACGGGACGGGCTACGTGATCGCCTTCTTCGCCCACTGGTGCCCGCACTGCCAGGCGGAGGTCCCGAAGTTGACCGAATGGATCGGGCGGTACGGCATCCCGTCCGACGTCGAGGTGGTGGCCGTCTCGACGGCCGTCTACCTGGATCGTGGGAACCTGCCCCGGGCCTGGTTCGCTGCCGAGGGTTGGCCCGAGCTGGTGCTGCGCGACTCCGACGACTCGGAGGTGGCCGAGGCGTACGGGCTGCGGAGCTTCCCGTACTTCGTGGTGGTGGGGACCGACGGGCGGGTGCGGGTCCGGGTCAGCGGCGGCCTGCCGCCCGACGGCTGGACCTACCTGCTGGACCAGGCGACCCGGTCAGGCGCCGTACCGACCGGCGAGGACGCCACCTGAGTCAGCCTGTTCAAACCGGGTTGCCCCGAGGCCGCCGCTCGATGACATGCTCGACGGCGTGAGCCCAGTAGATCCCACCTCACAGGCTGG encodes:
- a CDS encoding TlpA family protein disulfide reductase, with protein sequence MTDIPTPGATDRSGPGRTILLALVGAVALALVAALTLGGGDPPGDPDGLETGPVAVFGEGLPAFEETNGDDAVGLVAPDFDATTFDGGLVQVRPGDGTGYVIAFFAHWCPHCQAEVPKLTEWIGRYGIPSDVEVVAVSTAVYLDRGNLPRAWFAAEGWPELVLRDSDDSEVAEAYGLRSFPYFVVVGTDGRVRVRVSGGLPPDGWTYLLDQATRSGAVPTGEDAT